The following proteins are encoded in a genomic region of Burkholderia cepacia:
- a CDS encoding chemotaxis response regulator protein-glutamate methylesterase: protein MNIGIVNDLPLAVEALRRVIALRTDHRVLWVATDGDEAVDFCVAHPPDVVLMDLVMPKVDGVAATRQIMARAPCAILIVTASVSANTSSVYEAMGAGALDAVDTPTLALGLSTDASPQALLAKIDQIGRLLESRTAALVPPGPAPARGQPTLVAIGASAGGPTALTALLRALPADFPAALVIVQHVDQAFAYGMAEWLDGYTRLPVRVARQGSVPQAGEVLLAATNDHLYLSPRGVLGYTQHPVETPYRPSIDVFFNSVADGWQGDALGVLLTGMGRDGALGLKAMRAKGCYTIAQDEATSAVYGMPKAAAAIGAASAILPLERIAPQLISRITRPLRD, encoded by the coding sequence ATGAACATCGGCATCGTCAACGACCTGCCGCTGGCCGTGGAGGCGCTGCGCCGCGTGATCGCGCTGCGCACGGACCATCGCGTGCTGTGGGTCGCGACCGATGGCGACGAGGCTGTCGATTTCTGCGTCGCGCATCCGCCCGACGTCGTGCTGATGGATCTCGTGATGCCGAAGGTCGACGGCGTCGCGGCGACGCGCCAGATCATGGCGCGCGCGCCGTGCGCGATCCTGATCGTGACGGCGAGCGTCAGCGCGAACACGTCTTCGGTCTACGAGGCGATGGGGGCCGGCGCGCTCGATGCGGTCGACACGCCGACGCTCGCGCTCGGGCTGTCGACCGACGCGTCGCCGCAGGCACTGCTCGCGAAGATCGACCAGATCGGCCGGCTGCTCGAAAGCCGGACCGCGGCGCTCGTACCGCCGGGGCCGGCGCCCGCGCGCGGCCAGCCGACGCTCGTCGCGATCGGCGCGTCGGCGGGCGGGCCGACTGCGCTCACCGCGCTGCTGCGTGCGCTGCCGGCCGATTTCCCGGCCGCGCTCGTGATCGTCCAGCACGTCGACCAGGCGTTCGCGTACGGGATGGCCGAGTGGCTCGACGGCTATACGCGGCTGCCGGTGCGCGTCGCGCGGCAGGGCAGCGTGCCGCAGGCCGGCGAGGTGCTGCTCGCGGCGACCAACGATCACCTTTACCTGTCGCCGCGCGGCGTGCTCGGCTATACGCAGCATCCGGTCGAGACGCCGTACCGGCCGTCGATCGACGTGTTCTTCAACAGCGTCGCCGACGGCTGGCAGGGCGACGCGCTCGGCGTGCTGCTGACGGGAATGGGGCGCGATGGTGCGCTCGGCCTGAAGGCGATGCGCGCGAAGGGGTGCTACACGATTGCGCAGGACGAGGCGACCAGCGCCGTCTACGGGATGCCGAAGGCGGCCGCGGCGATCGGCGCGGCGTCGGCGATCCTGCCGCTCGAGCGGATCGCGCCCCAACTGATCTCGCGCATCACGCGCCCGCTGCGCGACTGA
- a CDS encoding voltage-gated chloride channel family protein — translation MFFTTSSDLLATVRYVCRWLALSALLGALAGTASALFLIALDWATGTRVAHPWLLWGLPAAGFATGWIYHRFGQSVARGNNLLIDEIHDPKALVPKRMAPLVLVATVVTHLFGGSAGREGTAVQMGGALADRVTQVFRLDREHRRVLLMGGIAAGFASVFGTPLAGAVFGLEVLAIGRVRYDALLTCVASAIVADVVCRAWGVHHTAYAIPFVPAVSATGLAVTIVAGVAFGVVGRLFAFATHALTAWFRRVVRYAPLQPVLGGLLVAVAATVLNVPQYLGLGIPTIEAAFHGPLPLYDFAGKFGFTVVTLASGFKGGEVTPLFYIGATLGNALGQVLALPVPVLAGLGFVAVFAGAANTPIASTIMAIELFGADIGVYAIVACVVAYLFSGHAGIYRAQRVAVGKGTQAEAE, via the coding sequence ATGTTTTTCACGACTTCTTCCGATCTTCTCGCGACCGTGCGCTACGTGTGCCGCTGGCTCGCGCTCTCGGCGCTGCTCGGCGCGCTCGCCGGCACGGCTTCCGCGTTGTTCCTGATCGCGCTCGACTGGGCGACCGGCACGCGCGTCGCGCATCCGTGGCTGCTGTGGGGGTTGCCGGCCGCCGGTTTCGCGACCGGCTGGATCTATCACCGTTTCGGCCAGTCGGTCGCGCGCGGCAACAACCTGCTGATCGACGAGATTCACGATCCGAAGGCGCTCGTGCCGAAGCGGATGGCGCCGCTCGTGCTCGTCGCGACCGTCGTCACGCACCTGTTCGGCGGTTCGGCCGGCCGTGAGGGCACGGCCGTGCAGATGGGCGGCGCGCTTGCCGATCGCGTCACGCAGGTGTTCCGCCTCGATCGCGAGCATCGCCGCGTGCTGCTGATGGGCGGCATCGCGGCCGGCTTCGCGTCGGTGTTCGGCACGCCGCTCGCGGGCGCCGTGTTCGGGCTCGAAGTGCTCGCGATTGGGCGCGTGCGATACGACGCGCTGCTGACCTGCGTCGCGTCCGCGATCGTCGCGGACGTCGTGTGCCGCGCATGGGGCGTGCATCACACGGCCTATGCGATTCCGTTCGTGCCGGCCGTGTCGGCGACGGGGCTGGCCGTGACGATCGTCGCGGGCGTCGCGTTCGGCGTGGTCGGGCGGCTGTTCGCGTTCGCGACGCATGCGCTGACCGCGTGGTTCCGCCGCGTCGTCCGCTACGCGCCGCTGCAGCCGGTGCTCGGCGGCCTGCTGGTCGCCGTGGCGGCCACCGTTCTGAACGTGCCGCAGTATCTCGGCCTCGGCATCCCGACGATCGAAGCCGCATTTCACGGCCCGCTGCCGCTGTACGATTTCGCGGGCAAGTTCGGGTTCACCGTCGTCACGCTCGCGTCGGGGTTCAAGGGTGGCGAAGTGACGCCGCTGTTCTACATCGGCGCGACGCTCGGCAACGCGCTCGGTCAGGTGCTGGCGCTGCCGGTGCCGGTCCTCGCGGGGCTCGGGTTCGTCGCAGTGTTCGCGGGTGCCGCCAACACGCCGATCGCGTCGACGATCATGGCGATCGAACTGTTCGGCGCGGATATCGGCGTGTATGCGATCGTCGCGTGTGTCGTCGCGTATCTGTTTTCGGGGCACGCGGGGATTTACCGTGCGCAGCGCGTGGCGGTGGGGAAGGGGACGCAGGCCGAGGCGGAGTGA
- a CDS encoding ABC transporter ATP-binding protein gives MTRKTSHLGGHAFQAVFGFTLRYWRQQPARIATVAGFALLAALADVLTPLFAGRLVDALSTGLTDRAAAWHSALVAFGTLAALGIGATVLRQGVYLNIITLTLKMMSEIAAASFHRVQRFSTDWHANSFAGSTVRKITRGIWALDLLNDTVLIALLPSVTMLVGATVLLGTHWPVMGLVVGAGSLLYISVTVAVSLGIVAPAARLGNLWDTRMGGALADAVSCNAVVKAFGAETREEARLARVIGKWRQRTRRTWVRGTFNGGLQGAMLVAMQAAMIGVALRLWANNEASVGDIAFALTMFFMLQGYLRDVGMHIRNLQRSVNDMEELVALERQPLGIDDRPDAPAIRIGQGEIRFEHVTFRYGNHPVPLYDDFSMRIAPGERVGLVGHSGSGKTTFIKLIQRLYDVSDGRITIDGQDIARVRQDSLRSQIAIVQQEPVLFHRTLAENIAYARPDASRADIERAARLASAHDFIVALPDGYDTLVGERGIKLSGGERQRVAIARAFLADAPILILDEATSSLDSESELLIQQAMERLMVGRTTLVVAHRLSTVRALDRLLVLDRGKVIEEGNHDALIRIDGGIYRRLFERQALELAKGLADSPRRMVDNAAGPLGEPAEV, from the coding sequence ATGACCAGAAAAACCTCCCATCTGGGCGGCCACGCATTCCAGGCCGTCTTCGGCTTCACCCTTCGTTACTGGCGCCAGCAGCCGGCGCGCATCGCCACGGTCGCGGGCTTCGCGCTGCTCGCCGCGCTCGCCGACGTCCTCACGCCGCTGTTCGCCGGCCGCCTCGTCGACGCGCTGTCGACCGGCCTGACCGACCGCGCCGCCGCGTGGCATTCCGCCCTCGTCGCGTTCGGCACGCTCGCCGCGCTCGGCATCGGCGCGACGGTACTGCGCCAGGGCGTGTACCTGAACATCATCACGCTCACGCTGAAGATGATGAGCGAGATCGCCGCCGCGTCGTTCCACCGCGTGCAGCGCTTCTCGACCGACTGGCACGCGAACAGCTTCGCGGGCTCGACCGTGCGCAAGATCACGCGCGGCATCTGGGCGCTCGACCTGCTGAACGACACCGTGCTGATCGCGCTGCTGCCGTCGGTCACGATGCTGGTCGGCGCCACCGTGCTGCTCGGCACGCACTGGCCCGTGATGGGGCTCGTCGTCGGCGCGGGCTCGCTGCTGTACATCTCGGTGACGGTCGCGGTATCGCTCGGCATCGTCGCGCCGGCCGCGCGGCTCGGCAACCTGTGGGATACGCGCATGGGCGGCGCGCTCGCCGACGCCGTGAGCTGCAATGCCGTGGTCAAGGCATTCGGCGCGGAAACGCGCGAGGAAGCGCGGCTCGCGCGCGTGATCGGCAAGTGGCGGCAGCGCACACGCCGCACGTGGGTGCGCGGCACGTTCAACGGCGGGCTGCAGGGTGCGATGCTCGTCGCGATGCAGGCCGCGATGATCGGTGTCGCACTGCGGCTGTGGGCGAACAACGAGGCGAGCGTCGGCGACATCGCGTTCGCGCTGACGATGTTCTTCATGCTGCAGGGCTACCTGCGCGACGTCGGCATGCACATCCGCAACCTGCAGCGCTCGGTGAACGACATGGAAGAACTCGTCGCGCTCGAACGCCAGCCGCTCGGCATCGACGATCGCCCCGATGCGCCGGCCATCCGGATCGGTCAAGGCGAGATCCGCTTCGAGCACGTGACGTTCCGCTACGGCAACCATCCGGTGCCGCTGTACGACGACTTCTCGATGCGCATCGCACCGGGCGAGCGCGTGGGCCTCGTCGGCCACTCGGGATCGGGCAAGACGACGTTCATCAAGCTGATCCAGCGCCTGTACGACGTGTCGGACGGCCGCATCACGATCGACGGCCAGGACATCGCGCGCGTGCGGCAGGATTCGCTGCGCAGCCAGATCGCGATCGTGCAGCAGGAGCCCGTGCTGTTCCACCGCACGCTTGCCGAGAACATCGCGTATGCGCGCCCCGACGCGAGCCGCGCCGACATCGAGCGCGCCGCGCGTCTTGCCAGCGCGCACGACTTCATCGTCGCGCTGCCGGACGGCTATGACACGCTCGTCGGCGAACGCGGGATCAAGCTGTCGGGTGGGGAGCGCCAGCGCGTCGCGATCGCGCGTGCGTTCCTCGCCGATGCGCCGATCCTGATCCTCGACGAAGCGACGTCGAGCCTCGACAGCGAAAGCGAACTGCTGATCCAGCAGGCGATGGAGCGGCTGATGGTCGGCCGCACGACGCTCGTGGTCGCGCACCGGCTGTCGACCGTGCGCGCGCTCGACCGGCTGCTCGTGCTCGATCGCGGCAAGGTGATCGAGGAAGGCAACCACGACGCGCTGATCCGCATCGACGGCGGCATCTACCGCCGGCTGTTCGAGCGGCAGGCGCTGGAGCTCGCGAAGGGGCTCGCCGATTCGCCGCGGCGCATGGTGGACAACGCCGCCGGGCCGCTCGGCGAGCCGGCCGAGGTGTGA
- a CDS encoding hybrid sensor histidine kinase/response regulator translates to MSGDDDLSHLSLLELYREETRTQTQALSERLLALESGEPDSVALEACMRAAHSLKGAARIVGVPLGVDIAGRMEECFVAAQAGTISLTATHVDVLLAGVDLLVRVGDPQAQPVTPTEIDVFAAALTGADGAQTMQAPAAPPPVPPSVMPYRDHDGAANEPVGASAAVPPLAVSGAVPDPAQAGRVAGAGAMRRVRADTLNRLLSLSGESLVESRWLKPFAESMLRVKRAQRDAARSLDLMVEQFADDLDAGMLASMNEVRHMLNDLQRSLAERMEEFDRFERRSTHIAEQLYDEALQCRMRPFGDATRAYPRIVRDLARSLGKQVRFSIVGEGTQVDRDILDLLDAPLGHLLRNAIDHGVDSPEARRARGKPAEASVTLEARHSAGSLLVSVIDDGPGVDMDALRAAVVRQRLTDDETAARLSDPELLEFLLLPGFSMRDAVTDVSGRGVGLDAVQEMVRGVRGAVRIFNEPGAGMRFVLQLPLTLSVIRSLLVEVGGEPYAFPLAHVRRTLELAHADIDVLEGQPHFPFDGRRAGLVAAHQLLDAGEPDAARTSTAVVVVGGEPELYGVAVDRFLGERMLVVQPLDSRLNKIQNIAAGALLENGDPVLIVDVEDLIRSVDKLVRGGQLARLTRDPQLALADRRRRVLVVDDSLTVRELERKLLEKRGYDVTVAVDGMEGWNAVRSDAFDLVVTDVDMPRMDGIELVTLIKGDPMLKRVPVMIVSYKDRDEDRRRGLDAGADYYLAKSSFHDEALLDAVQDLIGDARG, encoded by the coding sequence ATGAGCGGCGACGACGACCTGAGCCACCTGTCGCTGCTCGAGCTGTATCGCGAGGAGACGCGCACGCAGACCCAGGCGCTGTCCGAGCGGCTGCTCGCGCTCGAATCGGGCGAGCCCGATTCCGTCGCGCTCGAGGCCTGCATGCGCGCCGCGCATTCGCTGAAGGGCGCCGCGCGCATCGTCGGCGTGCCGCTCGGCGTAGACATCGCGGGGCGGATGGAGGAATGCTTCGTCGCCGCGCAGGCCGGCACGATCTCGCTGACGGCCACGCACGTCGACGTGCTGCTCGCCGGCGTCGATTTGCTCGTGCGCGTCGGCGATCCGCAGGCGCAGCCCGTCACGCCGACCGAGATCGACGTGTTCGCAGCCGCGCTGACGGGCGCCGACGGCGCGCAGACGATGCAGGCGCCTGCCGCGCCGCCGCCGGTCCCGCCGTCGGTCATGCCGTATCGCGACCACGACGGCGCCGCGAACGAACCGGTCGGCGCGAGCGCCGCGGTGCCGCCGCTCGCGGTGTCGGGCGCTGTGCCCGATCCGGCGCAGGCCGGCCGCGTGGCCGGTGCCGGCGCGATGCGCCGTGTGCGCGCCGATACGCTGAACCGGCTGCTGAGCCTGTCCGGCGAATCGCTGGTCGAATCGCGCTGGCTCAAGCCGTTCGCCGAATCGATGCTGCGCGTGAAGCGTGCGCAGCGCGATGCGGCCCGTTCGCTCGATCTGATGGTCGAGCAGTTCGCCGACGATCTCGACGCGGGCATGCTCGCGTCGATGAACGAAGTGCGGCACATGCTCAACGACCTGCAGCGTTCGCTGGCCGAGCGCATGGAGGAATTCGACCGCTTCGAGCGGCGCAGCACGCATATCGCCGAGCAGCTGTACGACGAGGCGTTGCAGTGCCGGATGCGGCCGTTCGGCGATGCGACGCGTGCGTATCCGCGCATCGTCCGCGATCTCGCGCGCTCGCTCGGCAAGCAGGTGCGCTTCTCGATCGTCGGCGAGGGTACGCAGGTCGATCGCGACATCCTCGACCTGCTCGACGCGCCGCTCGGCCATCTGCTGCGCAACGCGATCGACCACGGCGTCGATTCGCCGGAGGCACGGCGCGCGCGCGGCAAGCCAGCCGAGGCGAGCGTGACGCTGGAGGCGCGCCACAGCGCCGGTTCGCTGCTCGTGAGCGTGATCGACGACGGGCCGGGCGTCGACATGGACGCGCTGCGCGCGGCCGTCGTGCGCCAGCGCCTGACCGACGACGAGACGGCCGCCCGGCTGTCCGACCCCGAGCTGCTCGAATTCCTGCTGCTGCCGGGCTTCTCGATGCGCGATGCGGTGACCGACGTGTCGGGGCGCGGTGTCGGCCTCGATGCGGTGCAGGAGATGGTGCGCGGCGTGCGCGGCGCGGTGCGGATCTTCAACGAGCCGGGCGCGGGCATGCGCTTCGTGCTGCAGTTGCCGCTCACGCTGTCGGTGATCCGCAGCCTGCTCGTCGAAGTCGGCGGCGAGCCGTATGCGTTCCCGCTTGCGCATGTCCGCCGCACGCTCGAACTCGCGCACGCCGACATCGACGTGCTCGAAGGGCAGCCGCATTTTCCATTCGACGGCCGGCGCGCGGGCCTGGTCGCCGCGCACCAGCTGCTCGACGCGGGCGAGCCCGACGCCGCGCGCACCAGCACGGCCGTCGTGGTCGTCGGCGGCGAGCCCGAGCTGTACGGCGTCGCGGTCGACCGCTTTCTCGGCGAGCGGATGCTCGTCGTGCAGCCGCTCGACAGCCGCCTGAACAAGATCCAGAACATCGCGGCCGGCGCGCTGCTCGAGAACGGCGACCCCGTGCTGATCGTCGACGTCGAGGACCTGATCCGCTCGGTCGACAAGCTCGTGCGCGGCGGGCAGCTGGCGCGGCTTACGCGCGACCCGCAGCTCGCGCTCGCCGATCGCCGCCGCCGCGTGCTCGTCGTCGACGATTCGCTGACGGTGCGCGAACTCGAACGCAAGCTGCTGGAGAAGCGCGGTTACGACGTGACGGTCGCGGTCGACGGGATGGAAGGCTGGAACGCAGTGCGCAGCGATGCGTTCGATCTCGTCGTGACCGACGTCGACATGCCGCGCATGGATGGCATCGAACTCGTCACGCTGATCAAGGGCGACCCGATGCTCAAGCGCGTGCCGGTGATGATCGTGTCGTACAAGGATCGCGACGAGGATCGCCGCCGCGGACTCGACGCCGGCGCCGACTACTACCTCGCGAAGAGCAGCTTCCACGACGAGGCGCTGCTCGATGCCGTGCAGGACCTGATCGGAGACGCGCGCGGATGA
- a CDS encoding OsmC family protein has product MSLIQAAAVLDADAPDYVVQLQAGTHALTGDEAPREGGQGRGPAPYEFVLAGLAQCTAATLRMYMQRKTWPAVRIAVRTELHADREGVQYVRRVVTLDGPLDDAQRQRLAEICEKTPVTQFIKRGTRIETTLN; this is encoded by the coding sequence ATGTCGCTCATCCAAGCCGCTGCCGTACTCGATGCGGACGCACCCGATTACGTCGTCCAGCTGCAGGCCGGCACGCACGCACTGACCGGCGACGAAGCGCCGCGCGAAGGCGGCCAGGGTCGCGGGCCGGCGCCGTACGAATTCGTGCTGGCCGGTCTCGCGCAATGCACGGCCGCGACGCTGCGCATGTACATGCAGCGCAAGACGTGGCCGGCCGTGCGCATCGCCGTGCGCACCGAGCTACATGCCGATCGCGAAGGCGTGCAGTACGTGCGACGCGTCGTGACGCTCGACGGCCCGCTCGACGACGCGCAGCGCCAGCGCCTCGCGGAAATCTGCGAGAAGACGCCGGTCACGCAGTTCATCAAACGCGGCACGCGGATCGAAACGACGTTGAACTGA
- a CDS encoding Dyp-type peroxidase, translated as MSDVQQGILAPIDTAARYLTFTISNDGNVAAALAALREIVDGRDTVVGFGQSLAAHLGRPVPGLTDFPAFSVKDRTLPATPADVWVWLRADDRGEIVLRARAIERALAPAFALQDAVDGFRYSNDRDLSGYEDGTENPEGDDAVAAAVVTGQGAGLDGASFVAVQQWLHDFDQMERIASGDMDNIIGRRRSDNEELDDAPEFAHVKRTAQESFEPEAFMLRRSSPWSDARRAGLYFVAFGCSFRAFDVQMRRMSGADDGIVDGLFRFTRPLTGAYFWCPPMKGGKLDLSALGL; from the coding sequence ATGAGCGACGTTCAGCAAGGCATCCTGGCTCCGATCGACACGGCAGCCCGATACCTCACTTTCACGATTTCGAATGACGGCAATGTGGCAGCGGCACTGGCCGCGCTGCGCGAGATCGTCGACGGACGCGACACGGTCGTCGGTTTCGGACAGTCGCTGGCCGCGCACCTCGGGCGTCCGGTGCCGGGCCTGACCGACTTCCCGGCGTTCTCGGTGAAGGACCGCACGCTGCCGGCCACGCCGGCCGACGTGTGGGTCTGGCTGCGCGCCGACGACCGCGGCGAGATCGTGCTGCGTGCGCGGGCGATCGAACGCGCGCTCGCGCCGGCATTTGCGCTGCAGGATGCCGTCGACGGGTTCCGCTATTCGAACGATCGCGACCTCTCCGGTTATGAAGACGGCACCGAGAATCCGGAAGGCGATGACGCGGTAGCGGCGGCAGTCGTGACGGGGCAGGGCGCGGGGCTCGACGGCGCGAGCTTCGTCGCGGTGCAGCAATGGCTGCACGACTTCGACCAGATGGAGCGCATTGCGTCGGGCGACATGGACAACATCATCGGGCGCCGCCGCTCGGACAACGAGGAGCTCGACGACGCACCCGAGTTCGCGCATGTGAAGCGCACCGCGCAGGAAAGCTTCGAGCCTGAAGCGTTCATGCTGCGCCGTTCGTCGCCGTGGTCGGACGCGCGTCGCGCGGGCCTCTACTTCGTCGCGTTCGGCTGCTCGTTCCGCGCGTTCGACGTGCAGATGCGCCGAATGAGCGGGGCCGACGACGGGATCGTCGACGGCCTGTTCCGCTTCACGCGGCCGCTGACGGGCGCGTATTTCTGGTGCCCGCCGATGAAGGGCGGCAAGCTGGATTTGTCCGCGCTCGGACTGTAA
- a CDS encoding riboflavin synthase subunit alpha: MFTGIVQGVGTIKTVADHGELRTFSIEFPERFTDDIEIGASVSVDGVCLTVTTIHSPELIDFDVMLPSLRITTLADLATGSPINVERAAKDGAEIGGHPLSGHVDFTGTILHIAESEHNRMVRIGVPDEFRRYVFAKGYIAINGCSLTVSDVNRDEGWFDVWLIPETRRATTFETKGVNDKVNIEIERSTQVVVDTIRESVKETLGELTGVVTALLAEKGIDIEELLARNVTRLPEK; this comes from the coding sequence ATGTTTACAGGCATTGTTCAGGGTGTTGGCACCATCAAGACCGTCGCGGATCACGGGGAACTGAGAACCTTCAGCATCGAATTCCCGGAACGGTTCACCGACGACATCGAGATCGGCGCCAGCGTGTCGGTCGACGGCGTCTGCCTGACGGTGACGACCATCCATTCGCCGGAGCTGATCGACTTCGACGTGATGCTGCCGAGCCTGCGGATCACCACGCTGGCCGATCTCGCGACCGGCTCCCCCATCAACGTGGAGCGGGCCGCGAAGGACGGCGCGGAAATCGGCGGGCATCCGTTGTCGGGCCATGTCGACTTCACCGGGACCATCCTGCACATCGCGGAGTCCGAGCACAACCGGATGGTACGCATTGGCGTGCCGGACGAGTTCAGGCGGTATGTGTTCGCGAAGGGCTATATCGCGATCAACGGCTGCAGCCTGACGGTGTCCGACGTCAACCGCGACGAAGGCTGGTTCGATGTCTGGCTGATTCCCGAAACGCGACGCGCGACGACCTTCGAAACGAAGGGCGTGAACGACAAGGTCAACATCGAGATCGAGCGCAGCACGCAGGTGGTCGTCGATACGATCCGCGAATCGGTCAAGGAAACGCTTGGTGAGCTAACCGGCGTCGTCACGGCGCTGCTGGCGGAAAAAGGCATCGACATCGAGGAACTGCTGGCGCGCAACGTCACGCGGCTGCCGGAAAAGTAA
- a CDS encoding helix-turn-helix domain-containing protein, giving the protein MAQAARLGEAFNLANRLHAYSADYQLKYVSESGGLLQSSSGVRIAADPLGDEHGRRALAFFHLHGDRAAVNWDDALQRRLTDIRRHARWIVDAMDLPALAATRWPSAAIDVRPGRGGRRTATTVELQAGETDVFAAALDMFRVDLGDSAAQEIACNLMRPVEQRYAQSMWAFRELSASPSIRMSAQRLRAQSVNRISIANAAQTAAMSERNFLRRFKKEIGVTPTEFVQHVRLERACHMLIHTTLPADKVARRTGFGSGERLAKLFRQRLLMSPTEFRVAERDRILNRGAASPDMDEGPGVAYCAGGGAGCDACIDAHDKTGRIPVESACRDLDSRFPCPSSPLPPLPLSARRK; this is encoded by the coding sequence TTGGCCCAGGCCGCGCGTCTTGGCGAGGCCTTCAATCTGGCGAATCGCCTGCATGCGTACAGTGCGGATTACCAGTTGAAGTACGTATCCGAAAGCGGGGGACTGTTGCAGTCGTCGTCCGGCGTGAGAATTGCAGCCGATCCGCTCGGTGACGAGCATGGCCGTCGTGCACTCGCGTTCTTTCATCTTCACGGCGACCGCGCGGCCGTCAACTGGGACGACGCGTTGCAGCGGCGCCTGACCGACATTCGCCGGCATGCGCGCTGGATCGTCGATGCGATGGATTTGCCCGCGCTCGCGGCCACCCGGTGGCCGTCGGCGGCGATCGACGTGCGGCCCGGCCGCGGCGGGCGCCGTACCGCGACGACGGTCGAACTGCAGGCCGGCGAGACCGACGTGTTCGCCGCCGCGCTCGACATGTTTCGCGTCGACCTCGGCGACAGCGCCGCGCAGGAGATCGCCTGCAACTTGATGCGGCCGGTCGAGCAGCGCTATGCGCAGTCGATGTGGGCGTTCCGCGAACTGAGCGCGAGCCCGTCGATCCGGATGTCGGCGCAGCGGCTGCGCGCGCAGAGCGTGAACCGCATCTCGATCGCGAACGCCGCGCAGACCGCCGCGATGAGCGAGCGTAATTTCCTACGGCGCTTCAAGAAGGAGATCGGCGTGACGCCGACCGAGTTCGTCCAGCACGTGCGGCTCGAGCGTGCGTGCCACATGCTGATCCATACGACGCTGCCGGCCGACAAGGTTGCACGGCGTACCGGGTTCGGCAGCGGCGAGCGGCTCGCGAAGCTGTTTCGCCAGCGCCTCCTGATGTCGCCGACCGAATTTCGCGTCGCCGAGCGCGACAGGATCCTGAATCGCGGCGCCGCGTCGCCCGATATGGACGAGGGGCCCGGCGTCGCGTATTGCGCTGGCGGCGGGGCGGGTTGCGACGCGTGCATCGACGCGCACGATAAAACGGGACGGATACCCGTAGAATCGGCTTGTCGCGATCTCGATTCCCGGTTTCCATGCCCTTCCTCCCCACTACCGCCACTGCCCCTTTCTGCCCGTCGGAAGTAA
- a CDS encoding LysR family transcriptional regulator, giving the protein MPADHRLDLNLFRVLDAVYVHGGIGAAARALHLTQPAVTHALNRLRAHFDDPLFVRQGNRVVPTERTRSIIADVQLHLKGLQRTVHDPSAFDPATLDLSIAVGIRDVLESIALPRIVAAFADEAPGLRLVSRRIAVPDIERELASGNADLVVDRRVQTGPRIATEHLLDDSLVVALRRDHPLACDPLRRGDYFAAQHIAVSSLGEPQSLDVLLGNDGRFRDIRLTCQHYFAACQIAATGNLLVTLPHTYALRMAALLPIIVRPLPLRLKPFPLLAYWHESRDTDRAHQWVRERIAALVRSSAGVADA; this is encoded by the coding sequence GTGCCCGCCGATCATCGTCTCGACCTGAACCTGTTTCGCGTGCTCGACGCCGTCTACGTGCACGGCGGCATCGGCGCGGCCGCCCGCGCGCTGCATCTCACGCAACCGGCCGTCACGCACGCGCTCAACCGGCTGCGTGCGCATTTCGACGATCCGCTGTTCGTGCGCCAGGGCAATCGTGTCGTGCCGACCGAACGCACGCGCTCGATCATCGCGGACGTACAGCTGCACCTGAAAGGCCTGCAACGCACGGTGCACGATCCGTCGGCATTCGATCCCGCGACGCTCGACCTGAGCATCGCCGTCGGCATTCGCGACGTGCTGGAATCCATTGCGTTGCCGCGGATCGTCGCCGCATTCGCCGACGAAGCGCCGGGCCTGCGGCTCGTGAGCCGCCGTATCGCGGTGCCCGACATCGAGCGCGAACTCGCATCGGGCAATGCCGATCTCGTCGTCGATCGTCGCGTGCAGACGGGCCCGCGCATCGCGACCGAACACCTGCTCGACGATTCGCTCGTCGTCGCGCTGCGCCGCGATCATCCGCTCGCGTGCGACCCGCTGCGGCGCGGCGACTATTTCGCGGCGCAGCATATCGCGGTGTCGTCGCTCGGCGAGCCGCAATCGCTCGACGTGCTGCTCGGCAACGACGGACGCTTCCGCGATATCCGCCTCACCTGCCAGCACTATTTCGCCGCGTGCCAGATCGCCGCGACCGGCAACCTGCTGGTCACGCTGCCGCACACCTATGCGTTGCGGATGGCCGCGCTGCTGCCGATCATCGTGCGGCCGCTGCCGTTGCGGCTCAAGCCGTTTCCGCTCCTCGCGTACTGGCACGAATCGCGCGACACCGATCGCGCGCACCAGTGGGTACGCGAACGCATTGCCGCGCTCGTGCGCAGCAGCGCCGGCGTCGCGGACGCATAG